The following proteins are co-located in the Toxotes jaculatrix isolate fToxJac2 chromosome 9, fToxJac2.pri, whole genome shotgun sequence genome:
- the lpar6a gene encoding lysophosphatidic acid receptor 6a: MYNTTLSTNSFTLALVGNISANSSTCDKNDGFKYPLYSTVFSIVFVVGLITNVVAIYIFTCSLKLRNETTTYMMNLVVSDLLFVFTLPLRVFYFINQNWPFGSMLCKVSVSLFYTNMYGSMLFLTCISVDRFLAIVHPFRSRTLRTKRNARIVCTAVWVLVLSGSLPTGFMLDTTSQENNKTNATFCFENFSSKQWKSHLSKVVIFIETVGFIIPLLLNVCCSIMVLQTLRRPQTISRGGKLNKTKILRMIIVHLIIFCFCFIPYNVNLVFYALVRTGTLTGCSVESVVRTIYPIALCIAVSNCCFDPIVYYFTSETIQNSIKRKSQVSHTYDVKFSEALQSETSSNLQCSLRNLKAKVFHNESSV; this comes from the coding sequence ATGTACAACACTACCCTCTCAACAAACAGTTTCACCTTAGCACTGGTTGGAAATATCTCAGCAAACAGCTCCACCTGTGATAAGAACGATGGGTTCAAATACCCATTGTACAGCACTGTCTTCAGCATTGTGTTTGTGGTGGGACTGATCACCAACGTTGTGGCCATTTACATATTCACCTGCTCTCTGAAGCTGAGGAACGAGACCACGACTTACATGATGAACTTGGTCGTGTCTGACCTGCTGTTTGTCTTCACACTGCCTCTGAGGGTCTTCTACTTCATCAACCAGAACTGGCCTTTTGGGAGCATGCTGTGCAAGGTCTCCGTCTCATTGTTCTACACCAACATGTACGGCAGCATGCTCTTTCTCACCTGCATTAGCGTGGACCGCTTTTTAGCCATTGTGCATCCTTTTCGTTCAAGGACGCTGAGGACTAAACGCAATGCCAGGATAGTCTGTACTGCTGTATGGGTGCTGGTGCTGTCAGGGAGTCTCCCCACAGGGTTCATGTTGGATACCACGTCACAAGAGAACAACAAGACAAATGCTACTTTCTGTTTCGAGAACTTCTCCTCCAAGCAGTGGAAATCTCACCTGTCCAAGGTGGTAATATTCATAGAAACTGTGGGCTTCATTATCCCCCTGCTACTCAATGTTTGTTGTTCCATAATGGTGTTGCAAACCCTGCGTCGGCCCCAAACCATCAGTCGTGGGGGGAagctgaacaaaacaaagatcCTGCGCATGATAATTGTTCACctcattatattttgtttttgctttattcCTTACAATGTAAACTTGGTTTTCTATGCTCTGGTCCGCACCGGAACTTTAACAGGCTGCTCTGTCGAGTCTGTGGTCCGAACCATCTACCCGATAGCCCTCTGCATTGCTGTATCCAACTGTTGTTTCGATCCCATTGTTTACTACTTCACCTCAGAGACCATCCAGAACTCCATCAAGAGGAAGTCCCAGGTCAGCCATACGTATGATGTCAAGTTCTCCGAGGCCCTGCAGTCAGAAACCAGCTCCAACCTGCAGTGCAGCCTGAGGAATCTGAAAGCAAAAGTCTTCCATAATGAGTCTTCAGTATGA